The Siniperca chuatsi isolate FFG_IHB_CAS linkage group LG2, ASM2008510v1, whole genome shotgun sequence genome window below encodes:
- the psma5 gene encoding proteasome subunit alpha type-5, whose product MFLTRSEYDRGVNTFSPEGRLFQVEYAIEAIKLGSTAIGIQTTEGVCLAVEKRITSPLMEPNSIEKIVEIDSHIGCAMSGLIADAKTLIDKARVETQNHWFTYNETMTVESVTQAVSNLALQFGEEDADPGAMSRPFGVALLFGGVDEKGPQLYHMDPSGTFVRCDARAIGSASEGAQSSLQEVYHKSMTLKDAIKSSLTILKQVMEEKLNATNIELATVEPGKTFHMYSKEELEDVIKDI is encoded by the exons atgtttttgacaAGATCGGAATATGACAG AGGTGTGAACACATTCTCTCCTGAAGGAAGATTGTTCCAGGTTGAATATGCCATAGAGGCTATAAAA TTGGGCTCCACAGCCATTGGTATCCAGACGACAGAGGGGGTGTGTCTGGCTGTGGAGAAGAGGATCACCTCTCCACTGATGGAGCCCAACAGCATTGAAAAGATCGTGGAAATTGACAGTCACATCG GTTGCGCCATGAGTGGCTTGATAGCTGATGCCAAGACTCTAATTGACAAAGCAAGAGTGGAAACACAG AACCACTGGTTCACTTACAATGAGACAATGACAGTGGAGAGTGTGACTCAGGCTGTGTCCAACCTGGCGCTGCAGTTTGGAGAGGAGGACGCTGATCCCGGTGCTATG AGTCGACCATTTGGCGTAGCACTTCTGTTTGGGGGGGTTGATGAAAAAGGACCCCAGCT GTACCACATGGACCCATCAGGAACCTTTGTGCGGTGTGATGCTCGGGCCATTGGCTCAGCGTCTGAGGGAGCACAGAGCTCTCTACAAGAGGTCTACCACAAG TCCATGACATTAAAAGACGCCATCAAGTCGTCTCTCACCATTCTGAAGCAGGTGATGGAGGAGAAGCTCAACGCCACCAACATTGAG CTGGCAACGGTAGAGCCCGGGAAGACCTTCCACATGTATTCcaaagaggagctggaggatgtAATCAAGGACATCTAG
- the LOC122868001 gene encoding matrix remodeling-associated protein 8-like isoform X2 — protein sequence MKMKREDIIFQALLLIHIPAACLFTAVSGQSDSSSSSVVVAGYNVSAPAGSRVVLQCVSGRMVWTRDRVRDRQRVVHWDLYRARPDYAMERVLDMFSVGDQRIYNSYNLGRVGLSPTAFREGNFSLVIKDVTMNDRGLYSCNLHHLYCHLYETVRVQLNVTKSRRKEQRFWDGQKAVYVVLLGSTVVLPCINRRNVWTDWSEEEEDQQVVHWDRQSPGVLHDRADRLVDLYASGEQRSYGPLFLQRKMNISNQAFSEGDFSLAISDLQPTDKGMYSCHLHHHYCGLHERRQFQVTVEPPVIQTTLPAKALPSEDKAHLTPDLCNHAHSLTTPSSKPHPHRLSPSSQPAALHHFIIMAPLNRLLVCV from the exons ATGAAGATGAAGAGGGAGGACATCATTTTTCAGGCTCTTCTCTTGATCCACA TCCCTGCGGCCTGCCTCTTCACTGCAG TGTCAGGtcagtctgacagcagcagcagcagtgtggtgGTGGCAGGTTATAATGTGAGCGCCCCTGCCGGGTCAAGGgtggtgctgcagtgtgtgagcGGACGCATGGTGTGGACCAGGGACAGGGtgagggacagacagagggtGGTCCACTGGGACCTGTACCGGGCCCGTCCAGACTATGCCATGGAGAGGGTGCTGGACATGTTCTCTGTGGGGGACCAGAGGATCTACAACTCCTACAACCTGGGCAGGGTCGGCCTCAGCCCCACAGCCTTCAGGGAGGGAAACTTCTCCCTGGTCATCAAAG atgtgacgatGAATGACAGAGGTCTGTACTCTTGTAACCTCCACCATCTATACTGCCACCTGTACGAGACAGTCAGAGTACAGCTCAACGTCACTAAATCAC GTCGTAAAGAACAGCGCTTCTGGGATGGACAAAAGGCGGTGTATGTGGTGCTGCTCGGCAGTACGGTGGTGCTGCCGTGCATCAACCGACGTAACGTGTGGACCGACTGGagcgaagaggaggaggaccagCAG GTGGTTCACTGGGACCGTCAGTCCCCAGGAGTCCTCCATGACCGCGCTGACCGGCTGGTGGATCTGTACGCCTCTGGGGAGCAGCGTAGCTACGGACCGCTGTTCCTCCAGAGGAAGATGAACATCAGCAACCAAGCCTTCTCAGAGGGAGACTTCTCACTTGCCATATCTGATctgcag CCCACAGACAAGGGGATGTATTCCTGCCACCTCCACCATCACTACTGCGGTCTACATGAGAGAAGACAGTTTCAGGTCACAGTGGAGCCACCGGTGATTCAGACCACCCTGCCAGCCAAAGCACTGCCCAGTGAAGAcaaag CTCATCTGACGCCAGACCTCTGCAACCACGCACACTCCCTCACAACCCCGTCCTCCAAACCGCACCCTCATCGCCTTTCACCTTCCTCTCAACCCGCCGCTCTCCACCATTTCATCATTATGGCACCACTCAACAGacttttggtgtgtgtgtaa
- the LOC122868001 gene encoding matrix remodeling-associated protein 8-like isoform X1, whose translation MKMKREDIIFQALLLIHIPAACLFTAVSGQSDSSSSSVVVAGYNVSAPAGSRVVLQCVSGRMVWTRDRVRDRQRVVHWDLYRARPDYAMERVLDMFSVGDQRIYNSYNLGRVGLSPTAFREGNFSLVIKDVTMNDRGLYSCNLHHLYCHLYETVRVQLNVTKSRRKEQRFWDGQKAVYVVLLGSTVVLPCINRRNVWTDWSEEEEDQQVVHWDRQSPGVLHDRADRLVDLYASGEQRSYGPLFLQRKMNISNQAFSEGDFSLAISDLQPTDKGMYSCHLHHHYCGLHERRQFQVTVEPPVIQTTLPAKALPSEDKDTTKAESPRVINVILPDQRHHFLLPLGYVLTSFLLLAFIILIIILITRRRRTKEFYPQTSMRSSRSHSSSEEFEMDVAEVNVCSREERRFDYKNNLLKEKVHMNTQPKIIDLDKEMQNFF comes from the exons ATGAAGATGAAGAGGGAGGACATCATTTTTCAGGCTCTTCTCTTGATCCACA TCCCTGCGGCCTGCCTCTTCACTGCAG TGTCAGGtcagtctgacagcagcagcagcagtgtggtgGTGGCAGGTTATAATGTGAGCGCCCCTGCCGGGTCAAGGgtggtgctgcagtgtgtgagcGGACGCATGGTGTGGACCAGGGACAGGGtgagggacagacagagggtGGTCCACTGGGACCTGTACCGGGCCCGTCCAGACTATGCCATGGAGAGGGTGCTGGACATGTTCTCTGTGGGGGACCAGAGGATCTACAACTCCTACAACCTGGGCAGGGTCGGCCTCAGCCCCACAGCCTTCAGGGAGGGAAACTTCTCCCTGGTCATCAAAG atgtgacgatGAATGACAGAGGTCTGTACTCTTGTAACCTCCACCATCTATACTGCCACCTGTACGAGACAGTCAGAGTACAGCTCAACGTCACTAAATCAC GTCGTAAAGAACAGCGCTTCTGGGATGGACAAAAGGCGGTGTATGTGGTGCTGCTCGGCAGTACGGTGGTGCTGCCGTGCATCAACCGACGTAACGTGTGGACCGACTGGagcgaagaggaggaggaccagCAG GTGGTTCACTGGGACCGTCAGTCCCCAGGAGTCCTCCATGACCGCGCTGACCGGCTGGTGGATCTGTACGCCTCTGGGGAGCAGCGTAGCTACGGACCGCTGTTCCTCCAGAGGAAGATGAACATCAGCAACCAAGCCTTCTCAGAGGGAGACTTCTCACTTGCCATATCTGATctgcag CCCACAGACAAGGGGATGTATTCCTGCCACCTCCACCATCACTACTGCGGTCTACATGAGAGAAGACAGTTTCAGGTCACAGTGGAGCCACCGGTGATTCAGACCACCCTGCCAGCCAAAGCACTGCCCAGTGAAGAcaaag ACACCACTAAGGCTGAATCACCGCGAGTCATCAACGTTATTCTGCCCGACCAGAGACACCACTTTCTCCTGCCGCTGGGCTATGTTCTCACCTCCTTCCTGCTCCTGGCCTTCAttatcctcatcatcatcctcatcacaCGCAGACGTAGAACCAAAG agttttatCCGCAGACATCCATGAG GTCCAGTAGAAGTCACAGCAGCTCGGAAGAGTTTGAGATGGACGTTGCTGAAGTGAATGTGTGCAGCCGGGAGGAGAGAAGATTTG ACTACAAGAACAACCTGCTGAAAGAGAAGGTCCACATGAACACTCAGCCTAAAATCATTGATCTTGACAAAG AGATGCAGAACTTCTTCTAA